Proteins from a single region of Candidatus Methylomirabilota bacterium:
- a CDS encoding NAD(P)-dependent oxidoreductase, with protein sequence MKVGFIGLGIMGSSMASNLQAAGHALCVHDIRRPAAAPHLAAGAEWKDTPREVAEAVDVVFTSLPGPPEVEAVALGADGLIHGLRKGAAFFDLSTNSPALIRRIHAAFQEKGVHVLDAPVSGGPIGAKTRRLAIWVGGDRGIYDAHKDVLGAMGDQHYYVGAIGAGAVAKLVHNCSSFTIGAVLAETFSMGIKAGVEPLALWKAVRQGASGRRRTFDRLMDKFLPGTYDPPSFALKLGHKDVSLATALGREMGVPMRLANLALAELTEALSRGWGDKDSSSYMLLQLERAGVKTDVPPEKLREVIEQDTPS encoded by the coding sequence ATGAAGGTGGGATTCATCGGTCTGGGCATCATGGGTTCCAGCATGGCGTCCAATCTTCAGGCGGCCGGTCATGCCCTGTGCGTGCACGACATTCGCCGCCCGGCGGCCGCGCCGCACTTGGCCGCGGGAGCAGAGTGGAAGGACACGCCACGCGAGGTCGCCGAGGCGGTCGACGTCGTCTTCACGTCGCTGCCCGGCCCCCCGGAGGTGGAAGCGGTAGCCCTCGGCGCCGATGGTCTCATCCACGGCCTGCGCAAGGGTGCGGCATTCTTCGACCTATCCACCAACTCGCCCGCCCTGATCCGCCGGATCCATGCGGCGTTTCAAGAAAAGGGCGTGCACGTGCTGGACGCTCCCGTGAGCGGCGGGCCGATCGGCGCGAAGACCCGCCGGCTCGCCATCTGGGTGGGCGGCGATCGAGGAATCTACGATGCCCACAAGGACGTGCTCGGGGCCATGGGCGACCAGCATTACTATGTCGGGGCGATCGGGGCGGGAGCGGTGGCCAAGCTCGTCCACAACTGCTCGAGCTTCACCATCGGCGCGGTGCTGGCCGAGACGTTCTCCATGGGCATCAAGGCGGGCGTGGAGCCCCTCGCCCTGTGGAAGGCGGTCCGTCAGGGCGCGAGCGGACGCCGGCGCACCTTCGACCGGCTCATGGACAAGTTCCTGCCTGGGACCTACGACCCGCCGTCCTTCGCTCTCAAGCTGGGGCACAAGGACGTATCCCTGGCCACCGCGCTGGGGAGAGAGATGGGCGTGCCCATGCGCCTGGCCAATCTCGCGCTGGCCGAGCTCACGGAGGCCCTCAGCCGCGGCTGGGGCGACAAGGACTCGAGCAGCTACATGCTGCTACAGCTCGAGCGGGCCGGGGTCAAGACGGACGTGCCGCCCGAGAAGCTTCGCGAGGTGATCGAGCAGGACACGCCCTCGTGA
- a CDS encoding 2-oxoglutarate and iron-dependent oxygenase domain-containing protein, with product MNIFKAKAVKDLEEATRAIPVIDFAPAFLGEPGGLDSVAARVRQASERVGFFYLAGHGVPASTVAAAFQASREFHAMPLAEKLELRINENNIGYLPVNQSIQGASQVHKATRPNYNESFFISHDRGPEHPDVVAGKPLRGRNQWPEGHHGMRTAMLTYFKTMEAVGEQILPVLARSLDMPADHFIPHFENEAHVNLRFLHYPPQEIEDDEQFGQGPHTDNSFITMLAREEVPGLAVRLPSGEWLAPPVIPDTFLVNLGNIMKRWSNDRFLSTPHGVLNDSGKDRYSIAFFFSPNVEAVIECLPSCRGADNPPRYPRAVYRDLVLDFYNANYFHRQGHTGAGARGRS from the coding sequence ATGAACATCTTCAAGGCCAAGGCGGTCAAGGATCTCGAAGAAGCGACCAGGGCCATTCCCGTGATCGACTTCGCGCCCGCATTCCTGGGCGAGCCGGGCGGACTCGATAGCGTGGCCGCCCGGGTACGGCAGGCCAGCGAGCGCGTGGGCTTCTTCTACCTGGCCGGCCATGGCGTCCCGGCGTCGACGGTCGCGGCCGCCTTTCAGGCCTCGCGCGAGTTCCACGCCATGCCCCTCGCGGAGAAGCTCGAGCTCCGGATCAACGAGAACAATATCGGCTACCTCCCGGTGAACCAGTCCATCCAGGGCGCTTCCCAGGTGCACAAGGCCACCCGCCCGAACTACAACGAAAGCTTCTTCATCAGCCACGACCGCGGCCCGGAGCATCCCGACGTCGTCGCGGGCAAGCCGCTGCGGGGACGCAACCAGTGGCCCGAGGGCCACCACGGGATGCGCACGGCCATGCTCACCTACTTCAAGACCATGGAAGCGGTGGGCGAGCAGATCCTGCCCGTGCTCGCGCGCTCTCTCGACATGCCCGCCGATCACTTCATCCCGCACTTCGAGAACGAGGCGCACGTCAACCTGCGCTTCCTCCACTACCCGCCCCAGGAGATCGAGGACGACGAGCAGTTCGGCCAGGGTCCCCACACCGACAACTCCTTCATCACCATGCTCGCGCGTGAGGAGGTCCCGGGTCTCGCCGTGCGCCTCCCGAGCGGCGAGTGGCTGGCCCCGCCCGTGATCCCCGACACCTTCCTCGTCAATCTCGGCAACATCATGAAGCGGTGGTCGAATGACCGCTTCCTCTCCACCCCGCATGGCGTGCTCAACGACTCCGGCAAGGACCGCTACTCGATCGCCTTCTTCTTCAGCCCGAACGTGGAGGCGGTCATCGAGTGCCTGCCCAGCTGCAGGGGCGCCGACAACCCGCCGCGCTATCCGCGAGCCGTGTATCGCGACCTCGTGCTCGATTTCTACAACGCCAACTACTTCCACCGCCAGGGACACACCGGAGCGGGCGCCCGCGGCCGGTCCTAG
- a CDS encoding nuclear transport factor 2 family protein — protein MPTPDQEALQWLREFETACRGRDFDTGRRMFAEDAVAFGTWAMAVHGLANIEREQWRNVWPRIRNFTFEDQPVVRASGDTAWIAAAWSSEAIGADGKPFVRPGRATFILAPRQGRLQCVHSHVSLQPTQSESAHGKLG, from the coding sequence ATGCCCACACCAGACCAGGAAGCGCTCCAGTGGCTGCGCGAGTTCGAGACGGCATGCCGCGGACGTGACTTCGACACCGGGCGGCGCATGTTCGCCGAGGACGCGGTGGCCTTCGGCACCTGGGCCATGGCCGTGCATGGCCTCGCCAATATCGAGCGCGAGCAGTGGCGCAATGTGTGGCCGCGCATCCGCAACTTCACCTTCGAGGACCAGCCGGTCGTGCGCGCGAGCGGCGATACGGCGTGGATAGCCGCGGCCTGGTCCTCGGAGGCCATCGGCGCGGACGGCAAGCCCTTCGTCCGCCCCGGGCGCGCCACTTTCATCCTGGCCCCGCGGCAGGGACGTCTGCAGTGCGTGCACAGCCACGTCTCGCTCCAGCCGACCCAGTCCGAGTCGGCCCACGGCAAGCTGGGTTAG
- a CDS encoding amidase, which produces MSDLCWTSMTDLASMIAAKKISPIEVVQAHLERIAKIDGKLKSYITVMADSALAAAKVAEAAVMAGGTLGPLHGVPLGLKDLYCTKGVKTTGGSKLLADWIPDEDATVVTRLAAAGGITLGKLNMHEFAYGPEGLNAHYGTPWNPWDATTHRICGGSSSGSGAAVAAGICPGALGSDTGGSIRIPAALCGLSGIKPTYGRVSRAGVLPLAWSMDHVGPMCRSAADCGLMLGAMSGYDPRDPTTSVLPVPDYMAALTGQVKGLRVGLLRSFFLEGAAPAQRAAVEAAAKTLEGLGATLAEVNIKTVNVAPGASHAVLAPEAYAYHEEWLKTRPADYGEDVRQRLRVGAFVTGAEYLKGQRLRVLLRDEVDAVLAKLDVLLAPTTPIEAQAVGQDSVQIGAESFPVRASLIRFTRPFNLSGHPAASVPCGFTEGGLPLGLHIIGRPFDEATVLRVADAYQRVTDWHTRRPPLA; this is translated from the coding sequence TTGAGCGACCTCTGCTGGACATCCATGACGGATCTCGCCTCCATGATTGCGGCGAAGAAGATCTCGCCCATCGAGGTGGTTCAGGCGCACCTCGAGCGCATCGCGAAGATCGACGGCAAGCTCAAGTCCTACATCACCGTGATGGCCGACTCGGCCCTGGCCGCGGCCAAGGTGGCGGAGGCGGCGGTCATGGCCGGGGGAACGCTCGGTCCTCTCCACGGGGTGCCTCTCGGGCTCAAGGACCTCTACTGCACGAAGGGGGTCAAGACCACGGGCGGGTCCAAGCTTCTCGCGGACTGGATACCCGACGAGGATGCGACCGTAGTGACGAGGCTCGCCGCGGCGGGCGGTATCACCCTGGGCAAGCTCAACATGCACGAGTTCGCCTATGGTCCGGAGGGATTGAACGCGCACTACGGCACGCCGTGGAATCCGTGGGACGCCACCACTCACCGGATTTGTGGCGGGTCCTCGTCGGGCTCCGGCGCGGCGGTGGCCGCCGGCATCTGCCCCGGCGCTCTCGGCTCCGACACGGGCGGCTCCATTCGCATTCCGGCCGCGCTCTGCGGACTCTCCGGCATCAAGCCCACCTATGGGCGCGTGAGCCGCGCGGGCGTGCTGCCCCTGGCCTGGTCCATGGACCACGTGGGGCCGATGTGCCGCAGTGCCGCCGATTGCGGGCTCATGCTCGGCGCCATGTCGGGCTACGACCCGCGCGATCCGACCACGAGCGTGCTGCCGGTGCCCGACTACATGGCCGCGCTGACGGGGCAGGTCAAGGGGCTGCGGGTAGGTCTCCTGCGGTCCTTCTTCCTCGAGGGCGCCGCCCCCGCGCAGCGGGCGGCCGTGGAGGCCGCGGCCAAGACGCTGGAAGGGCTCGGAGCCACGCTCGCGGAGGTCAATATCAAGACGGTGAACGTCGCCCCGGGCGCCTCTCATGCCGTCCTCGCCCCCGAGGCCTATGCCTATCACGAGGAGTGGCTCAAGACGCGGCCTGCGGACTACGGAGAGGATGTGAGACAGCGGCTCCGCGTCGGCGCCTTTGTCACCGGGGCGGAGTATCTGAAGGGCCAGCGACTGCGCGTCCTCCTTCGCGACGAAGTGGACGCGGTGCTCGCCAAGCTCGACGTGCTGCTCGCGCCCACCACGCCCATCGAGGCCCAGGCCGTGGGCCAGGATAGTGTCCAGATCGGCGCCGAGAGCTTCCCGGTGCGCGCGAGCCTCATCCGGTTCACGCGGCCCTTCAATCTCAGCGGCCACCCGGCGGCGTCCGTGCCGTGCGGCTTCACCGAGGGCGGACTTCCCCTGGGACTTCACATCATCGGGCGGCCCTTCGACGAGGCGACCGTGCTCCGCGTCGCCGATGCCTATCAGCGCGTGACCGACTGGCACACTCGCCGCCCACCTCTGGCCTGA
- a CDS encoding Smr/MutS family protein, with the protein MDEPEPVSLPIEDSLDLHAFSPKDVRSVVGEYLKEAAARGFREVRLIHGRGIGVQRAMVQSLLEGHPLVSRYFDAPPERGGWGATVVLLKEGA; encoded by the coding sequence ATGGATGAGCCTGAACCGGTCAGCCTGCCCATCGAGGACTCGCTGGATCTTCACGCTTTCTCTCCCAAAGACGTGCGGTCGGTGGTGGGAGAGTATCTAAAGGAAGCGGCGGCCCGGGGCTTTCGCGAGGTCCGGCTTATCCACGGGCGGGGGATAGGGGTCCAGCGCGCCATGGTCCAATCGCTGCTGGAAGGGCATCCGCTGGTCTCGCGCTACTTCGACGCTCCCCCCGAGCGAGGCGGCTGGGGCGCGACCGTGGTGCTCTTGAAGGAAGGAGCCTAG
- a CDS encoding class I SAM-dependent methyltransferase: MTEAHKAQVQSQFGRTAEEYVKSPDHAGGEDLERLLAWGRARGATRVLDIATGGGHTALGFAGFTRSVVATDVTEPMLRAARRFIHDRGAARVRFVAADVEALPFRDASFGVVTCRLAAHHFPELLPAVRQVSRVLVPGGAFLIQDILGREDRTLAAFILEVEKRRDPSHVRAFTQREWAAFLKAAGLTVIDEMIMEREREWEPWTERMRMTEAAKADLERFVLAASPACREAFAFKIDGPRILSFIDRMLLLRADKD, from the coding sequence GTGACGGAGGCGCACAAGGCGCAGGTCCAGTCCCAGTTCGGACGCACCGCGGAGGAATACGTCAAGAGTCCCGACCACGCCGGCGGCGAGGACCTGGAACGGCTGCTCGCCTGGGGCCGCGCGCGTGGCGCCACGCGCGTGCTCGACATCGCCACGGGCGGAGGCCACACGGCCCTGGGCTTTGCCGGCTTCACGCGGAGTGTGGTCGCCACCGACGTCACTGAGCCCATGCTCCGCGCGGCGCGCCGCTTCATCCACGACCGCGGCGCCGCGCGTGTGCGCTTCGTGGCGGCGGACGTCGAGGCTCTCCCCTTCCGGGACGCCTCCTTCGGCGTGGTCACGTGTCGCCTCGCCGCACATCATTTTCCCGAGCTCTTGCCGGCCGTGCGGCAGGTCTCCCGTGTGCTGGTCCCGGGGGGCGCCTTCCTCATCCAGGACATCCTGGGGCGCGAGGATCGCACGCTCGCGGCCTTCATCCTCGAGGTCGAGAAGCGCCGCGATCCATCCCACGTCCGCGCCTTCACCCAGCGCGAGTGGGCGGCCTTTCTCAAGGCGGCCGGGTTGACCGTGATCGACGAGATGATCATGGAAAGGGAACGCGAGTGGGAGCCGTGGACGGAGCGCATGCGGATGACGGAAGCGGCCAAGGCCGACCTGGAGCGCTTCGTCCTCGCCGCTTCCCCCGCCTGTCGGGAAGCCTTCGCCTTCAAGATCGACGGCCCGCGCATCCTGTCCTTCATCGACCGTATGCTTCTTCTACGGGCCGATAAAGACTGA
- a CDS encoding carboxymuconolactone decarboxylase family protein, with product MGQMKEFAGVYYREGALDPKTLQLVALAAMAAAGCTS from the coding sequence ATGGGACAGATGAAGGAGTTTGCCGGCGTCTACTACCGTGAAGGGGCGCTCGATCCCAAGACCCTGCAGCTGGTCGCGCTGGCCGCCATGGCCGCGGCCGGCTGCACCTCCTGA